The following nucleotide sequence is from Austwickia chelonae.
AGACCGTGGCCCAGAGGTCGGATCTGTAGGCCGAGCCGTTGTCGGACAGGACACCTTCGATGGTGACGCCGCGGGCTGTAACCCAGTCGACTGCTCTGGCAAGGACCCCGGTTGCGGTCATCGCGGTTTCGTCGTCGTGGACCTCGGAGTAGACCAGCCGGGAGTGGTCGTCGACGAGCGCAGGGGACGAAGGCGTAGCCGAGGATCGGCTCGTAACGCTCTTTCCTGGGCCGGCCGGAGGCGGCCCAGTTCCGGCCGCCCTGCTGCTTGCCCAGGAACCGCCAGCCGCCGCCGTCGGGAATGTTGCCCAACTTCTTCACATCGACATGAACCAACGATCCGGGGTGGTCGTGCTCGTAAATGTCTCACCGGCTCACCAGTGGCCCGGTCAACACCTGACAATCGATTCAACCCGCCAGCGGCGAGGACCCGGTAGACCCGCCAGGGTGCGACCCGACCCTGGCGGCGAGCTGGACAGAGCCTTGGGGCAACCACAGTCGCAGCGACACAACCCGGGAGGTGACCTGCTTGCTGGTCCTTGTTCGGCGAGGAGTACGGACGCGATGACCCATCCGGCATCGGCTCCCCGGCCCGGTCACGATCAGCCCAGCGTTTGACCGTTGGCCACGAGCACTGGAACCTTGCGGCGACCTCGAAGATCGGAACATGCTGCTCGACCACCAACCGGGCAACCGGCAAACGGGCGCGCGGAGTCAGGGCTGCGTTAACGTGAGACACCAGAGGGCCTTCCCGGACGGTGAGAGATGTCGCAATCCCCACTCAACCAGCAAGATCCTCCCTCGCGTCATCACACGCTCGGACCACACTCGATCAACCAACGCGTCCGATCAGTACAACTAGTCAGCGTCTGCGGGCAATGTGCGTACTGATCTAGCCGTCTGGGCCCTCGCCGCAAGTTCGTGGTCATCGGGATAGAGCACCTCTTCCAATACCAGCCCGTAAGGGGGCATGACAGTCACCTCGGAATTCCGCTCGCCAGATGTCAACACCGACTTGGCCCAACCGAGCTCTTTTCGGCCTTCGGCTGCCGGGATGACCGCTCCAACCAAAGAACGCACCATTGAATGGCAGAAAGCATCGGCGATGACCGTCGCTTCAAGAACGTTATCGGCAGTTCGCGTCCAGGAGTATTTCTTCAGATGCCGGATAGTGGTAGCGCCTTCACGTTTCTTACAGAAAGCAGCGAAATCAGCTAGCCCCTCCAGCGACCGCGCCTCGTTCTCAAGCCTACTGAGATCCAGCTCTCGACGGTAGAACACCGTGTCATGCCGGCGTAACGGATCCCTGCTACTTGAGAGATCTGCTATCCGGTATGAGTACCGCCGTTGTATCGCCGAGAATCTGGCATCGAAACCGGGTGGTGCGACCTTGACGGAGTGAATGACGATATCTGTAGGAAGAACCCCTGCCAGCCTGGTCAGGGCAGCTTCAGCTGGATTCCGTTCCGAACGTCCGGGGAGCTTCTCATAAGATTTACGAGGGATATCTACGTGTGCTACGGCACCTCGTGCATGCACTCCAGCATCGGTACGCCCTGCGATGGTGAGTTTCGATACCTCTGCGCGAAGAATCGTGTTCAACGCGCGAC
It contains:
- the truA gene encoding tRNA pseudouridine(38-40) synthase TruA, with protein sequence MNVEGELQEGSFSAVRLRLDFAYDGTDFSGWAVQPGLRTVQGELSRALNTILRAEVSKLTIAGRTDAGVHARGAVAHVDIPRKSYEKLPGRSERNPAEAALTRLAGVLPTDIVIHSVKVAPPGFDARFSAIQRRYSYRIADLSSSRDPLRRHDTVFYRRELDLSRLENEARSLEGLADFAAFCKKREGATTIRHLKKYSWTRTADNVLEATVIADAFCHSMVRSLVGAVIPAAEGRKELGWAKSVLTSGERNSEVTVMPPYGLVLEEVLYPDDHELAARAQTARSVRTLPADAD